The Paenibacillus sp. MBLB1832 genome has a window encoding:
- a CDS encoding cysteine dioxygenase: protein MSLIRAIEQTFCKLQSPTTQQLVEALQSIERNLTYVPDLKTEPSQHAYGRNVVYSTPHLEVIIIHIPPSRSTAIHNHGSSIGAACLVTGTLVNSIYTLDETGYPVASRDHFIQACDYFIAPKEQIHQLSNPFHEPAISIHVYSPPLREVKRYLPYSEVLDYVI from the coding sequence ATGTCGCTCATCCGAGCTATTGAACAGACATTCTGTAAATTGCAATCCCCTACAACCCAGCAATTAGTAGAAGCACTCCAATCGATCGAACGAAACCTAACGTACGTCCCTGATTTAAAAACCGAGCCATCACAGCACGCTTATGGAAGAAATGTGGTGTATAGCACGCCTCATCTGGAAGTCATTATCATTCACATTCCCCCTTCACGTTCCACGGCCATCCATAACCACGGCTCGTCCATTGGCGCAGCCTGCTTAGTCACAGGCACATTGGTGAATTCGATCTACACCTTAGATGAAACTGGCTACCCTGTTGCATCCAGGGATCATTTCATACAAGCTTGCGACTATTTCATCGCCCCGAAGGAGCAAATTCATCAGCTTAGCAATCCGTTTCACGAGCCTGCGATTTCCATTCATGTTTACAGCCCGCCGCTTCGTGAAGTGAAACGATATTTGCCTTATAGTGAAGTTCTGGACTATGTGATTTGA
- a CDS encoding glycine--tRNA ligase, giving the protein MSVTMDQVVALAKHRGFVFPGSEIYGGLANTWDYGPLGVELKNNIKKAWWKKFIQESPYNVGLDAAILMNPQAWVASGHVGNFNDPMIDCKSCKARHRADKLIENKLAEKDIEIVVDGMTFDDMMKLIVEHNIVCPDCGSKDFTDIRQFNLMFKTFQGVTEASSNVVYLRPETAQGIFVNFKNAQRTMRKKLPFGIGQIGKSFRNEITPGNFTFRTREFEQMELEFFCKPGEDLKWFEYWRSFCHEWLLKLGAKAENLRLRDHNEDELSHYSNATTDIEYKFPFGWGELWGIADRTDYDLKQHMAHSGEDFNYIDQETNERYVPYCIEPSLGADRVTLALLIDAFEEQQLDGDDSRTVLHFHPALAPMKAAIFPLSKKLNEGAHAVFADLAKHFMVDYDDTGSIGKRYRRHDEIGTPFCITYDFESETDGQVTVRDRDTMEQTRMPISELKAFIENSLQF; this is encoded by the coding sequence ATGAGTGTTACGATGGATCAAGTTGTTGCGTTAGCGAAGCACAGAGGTTTCGTATTTCCAGGTTCAGAAATTTACGGCGGTTTGGCCAACACATGGGATTACGGTCCCCTTGGTGTTGAGCTGAAGAACAACATTAAGAAGGCTTGGTGGAAAAAATTCATTCAAGAGTCCCCATACAACGTAGGTTTGGACGCGGCGATTCTGATGAACCCGCAAGCTTGGGTGGCATCCGGTCACGTAGGGAACTTCAATGATCCGATGATCGATTGCAAAAGCTGTAAAGCCCGTCACCGCGCGGATAAATTGATCGAGAACAAGCTGGCGGAGAAAGATATTGAGATCGTCGTTGACGGTATGACGTTTGACGATATGATGAAGCTGATCGTGGAACACAACATCGTGTGTCCAGATTGCGGGAGCAAAGATTTCACGGACATCCGTCAGTTCAACCTGATGTTCAAAACGTTCCAAGGTGTGACAGAAGCAAGCTCCAACGTGGTGTATTTGCGTCCTGAAACGGCACAAGGGATTTTCGTGAACTTCAAAAACGCGCAGCGTACGATGCGTAAAAAGCTGCCATTCGGTATTGGCCAAATCGGGAAGAGCTTCCGTAACGAAATTACGCCAGGAAACTTTACGTTCCGTACGCGTGAGTTCGAGCAAATGGAACTTGAATTCTTCTGCAAACCAGGCGAAGACTTGAAATGGTTTGAGTACTGGAGAAGCTTCTGCCACGAATGGTTGCTTAAGCTTGGTGCGAAAGCTGAAAATCTACGCCTTCGTGACCATAACGAAGATGAGTTGTCCCACTATAGTAACGCAACAACGGATATTGAGTACAAATTCCCGTTCGGTTGGGGCGAGCTTTGGGGTATCGCGGACCGCACGGACTACGACTTGAAACAGCATATGGCGCATTCTGGTGAAGATTTCAATTACATCGATCAAGAAACGAACGAGCGTTATGTTCCGTATTGTATCGAGCCTTCCCTAGGTGCAGACCGTGTAACGTTGGCGCTTCTGATTGACGCGTTCGAAGAGCAGCAATTAGATGGCGATGACAGCCGTACCGTGCTTCATTTCCACCCAGCATTGGCGCCGATGAAAGCAGCGATTTTCCCGCTTTCCAAGAAGTTAAACGAAGGTGCGCATGCGGTATTCGCTGATCTTGCGAAGCATTTCATGGTCGATTATGATGACACAGGTTCCATTGGTAAAAGATACCGTCGTCACGACGAGATCGGTACGCCGTTCTGTATCACGTACGATTTCGAGTCCGAAACCGATGGTCAAGTAACCGTTCGTGATCGTGATACGATGGAGCAAACGCGTATGCCAATTTCCGAATTGAAAGCCTTTATCGAAAATTCCCTTCAATTCTAA
- a CDS encoding carbon-nitrogen family hydrolase has product MSQSQLLHLALIQMDITIGEPDTNYGHLAQLLLQAVNGEQKPDVIIFPEMWNTGYALTEIHQLADVNGERTKAFLSAFAHEHQVNIIGGSIANKRGDRVLNTIYAWDREGREMAEYSKIHLFRLMDEEKFLHSGDQLGLFELEGVPAGAMICYDIRFPELSRKLALDGARILFVPAEWPHPRLHHWRTLLMARAIENQMYVVSCNRVGTSGTTNFFGHSMVIDPWGEVLVEGDESEAILRAEIDLEEVVRVRGKIPVFEDRRPHLY; this is encoded by the coding sequence ATGTCGCAATCACAACTGCTTCACTTAGCTCTCATTCAAATGGATATTACAATTGGAGAACCCGACACGAATTATGGCCATTTAGCCCAATTGCTTCTTCAAGCTGTTAACGGTGAGCAGAAGCCAGACGTCATTATTTTTCCCGAAATGTGGAATACAGGCTATGCGTTAACGGAAATTCATCAGCTTGCGGATGTGAACGGGGAGCGGACGAAAGCGTTTCTGAGCGCTTTTGCTCATGAACATCAAGTGAATATTATCGGCGGCTCGATTGCGAATAAGCGCGGGGATCGTGTGCTCAACACGATTTATGCATGGGATCGCGAAGGACGTGAGATGGCGGAATACTCCAAAATTCATTTGTTCCGCTTAATGGATGAAGAGAAATTCCTGCACAGCGGGGATCAGCTAGGTTTATTTGAGCTGGAAGGCGTTCCTGCGGGCGCAATGATCTGCTACGATATTCGTTTCCCTGAGCTTTCACGCAAATTAGCGCTGGATGGCGCGCGTATTTTATTCGTCCCTGCGGAATGGCCGCATCCGCGTCTGCATCACTGGCGTACACTGCTTATGGCCAGAGCCATTGAGAACCAAATGTACGTTGTGTCCTGCAATCGCGTCGGGACGAGCGGCACGACGAATTTCTTCGGTCATTCCATGGTGATCGACCCTTGGGGCGAGGTGCTGGTGGAAGGCGATGAGAGCGAAGCGATTTTGCGCGCAGAGATTGACCTTGAGGAAGTTGTCCGTGTACGAGGTAAAATACCCGTTTTCGAAGATAGAAGGCCTCATTTGTATTAA
- a CDS encoding DUF1572 family protein — translation MSINEGVAQVFLQESIRAFQSMKELGDKAFAQTDASHFYEALDPESNSLEVLIKHMHGNKLSRWTDFLTSDGEKESRDRDGEFEGENLSREELLSLWEEGWHVLLSTLHALTAEDVLAKVTIRGESHTVLQAIQRQVSHYGYHVGQIVLLCKHWASGEWQTLSIARGQSKQYKPAQ, via the coding sequence ATGTCAATCAACGAAGGTGTTGCCCAAGTTTTTCTGCAGGAATCGATACGCGCCTTTCAAAGTATGAAGGAGCTGGGGGATAAGGCGTTTGCCCAAACGGATGCCTCACATTTTTATGAAGCGTTAGACCCCGAATCGAATTCTCTTGAAGTGCTCATTAAGCATATGCATGGGAATAAGTTGTCCCGATGGACCGATTTCTTAACCTCAGATGGTGAAAAGGAATCACGGGATCGCGATGGTGAATTTGAAGGTGAGAACTTGTCGCGCGAGGAACTATTGTCTCTATGGGAAGAAGGCTGGCATGTCCTATTGTCGACACTACATGCGCTGACTGCGGAAGATGTGCTCGCCAAGGTGACAATTCGAGGAGAGAGCCACACTGTTCTCCAAGCGATTCAGCGTCAAGTATCTCACTATGGGTATCATGTTGGTCAAATTGTGCTGCTTTGCAAGCATTGGGCAAGTGGGGAATGGCAGACACTCAGCATTGCTAGAGGACAGTCTAAGCAGTACAAACCTGCACAGTAG
- a CDS encoding pyridoxal phosphate-dependent aminotransferase: protein MTNSSSTSSRFTIQPAERMKGLPTQFFATLVGKANAQIAAGHDVINLGQGNPDRPTPPHIVAAMQEAAANPLYHKYPPFTGFPFLKQAIAQRYKEDHNVDLDPDTEVAILFGGKTGLIEIAQCLLNPGDVCLVPDPGYPDYWSGVALAGAEMALMPLREENNFLPDYTQLKQSDLDRAKLMFINYPNNPTGAMASASFYEETVAFAERTGVVVASDFAYGAIGFDGQKPVSFLSTPGAKEVGVEFYTLSKTYNMAGWRVGFALGNKEVIRLINLMQDHYYCSLFGGIQVAAATALTASQDCVTELRDVYESRRNALYTALASIGWNAKPSQGSFFSWLPVPKGHSSQSLADLLLDEAKVVVAPGVGFGTHGEGYVRLGLLSSEERLAEAVQRIGKLNLF, encoded by the coding sequence GTGACGAACTCTTCTTCAACTTCTTCCCGCTTCACCATTCAACCTGCCGAACGAATGAAAGGTCTTCCGACCCAATTCTTTGCAACATTGGTTGGCAAAGCGAACGCCCAAATTGCCGCAGGGCATGATGTTATCAATCTAGGCCAAGGGAATCCAGACCGCCCAACGCCCCCGCACATTGTAGCTGCCATGCAAGAAGCCGCAGCAAACCCGCTTTATCATAAATATCCGCCGTTCACTGGCTTTCCCTTCTTGAAACAAGCCATCGCACAGCGTTATAAAGAAGATCACAACGTGGATCTCGATCCCGATACGGAAGTCGCTATCTTGTTCGGCGGCAAAACGGGCTTGATCGAAATTGCCCAATGTTTATTGAACCCAGGCGATGTATGCCTTGTTCCTGATCCAGGTTATCCCGATTACTGGTCAGGGGTTGCCCTTGCGGGTGCAGAGATGGCTCTTATGCCGCTTCGGGAAGAAAATAACTTCCTGCCAGATTACACCCAATTGAAGCAATCCGATCTAGATCGTGCGAAACTCATGTTCATCAACTATCCAAACAACCCGACTGGCGCGATGGCTTCCGCTTCTTTCTATGAAGAAACCGTTGCTTTTGCTGAGCGAACTGGTGTCGTTGTTGCAAGTGATTTTGCCTATGGGGCGATCGGCTTTGATGGGCAGAAGCCTGTTTCTTTCCTTTCAACACCTGGTGCGAAGGAAGTCGGCGTTGAATTCTATACGCTTTCCAAAACGTACAACATGGCCGGCTGGCGCGTAGGGTTCGCCCTTGGTAATAAAGAAGTGATCCGCCTCATTAACTTAATGCAGGATCACTACTACTGCTCCTTGTTTGGCGGCATACAAGTTGCGGCTGCAACGGCCTTAACAGCGTCACAAGACTGCGTGACTGAACTGCGCGATGTGTACGAAAGCCGTCGCAATGCGCTATATACAGCGCTGGCCAGCATCGGCTGGAACGCTAAGCCGTCACAGGGCTCGTTCTTTTCCTGGCTGCCCGTGCCAAAAGGCCATTCGTCCCAGAGCTTAGCCGATCTTCTCCTAGATGAAGCCAAAGTCGTTGTTGCGCCAGGTGTAGGCTTCGGTACACACGGTGAGGGCTATGTCAGACTTGGTCTTTTATCATCGGAAGAACGACTCGCAGAGGCAGTGCAACGGATTGGAAAGTTGAATTTGTTTTAA
- the proB gene encoding glutamate 5-kinase has protein sequence MTQRIVVKIGSSSLTSETGGLNPDKIQFFAAELARLQAEGNQVLLVTSGAVAAGFTSLGYRTRPKVLHEKQAAAAVGQALLMQAYHEAFASHGVSVAQILLTRYDFSNRKRVQNAMMTIDELLQRGVVPIINENDTVSVDELKFGDNDTLSALVGNLVKASKLIIITDMDGLYTDDPRKNANAQRIDRVDAISDELFSFAGGSGSAVGTGGMRSKVEAARIAMRGGVPVFIGRVLEPGDLNLAVQGTGKGTYFDTALNNLPVKKQWVGFHSLPQGQIIVDQGARAALINGGKSLLPAGITGATGDFHPGDVVEVVCSEGTLLGRGVVNYAAWQVQAAAGLSTDDVQRRVEVARIEVIHRDEWVPLA, from the coding sequence ATGACACAACGCATCGTCGTCAAAATCGGCAGTTCCTCTTTAACCTCAGAGACCGGCGGATTGAATCCGGATAAAATACAATTTTTCGCAGCGGAACTAGCCCGCTTGCAGGCCGAAGGCAACCAAGTGCTGCTCGTGACTTCAGGCGCAGTTGCCGCGGGATTCACCTCCCTTGGCTATCGCACGCGGCCGAAGGTGCTGCACGAGAAGCAGGCCGCAGCTGCGGTCGGCCAAGCGCTTTTAATGCAGGCGTACCATGAAGCATTTGCATCCCACGGCGTGAGCGTGGCGCAAATTTTGCTGACTCGGTACGACTTCTCCAACCGCAAGCGCGTCCAGAACGCGATGATGACGATCGACGAGCTGCTGCAGCGCGGCGTCGTCCCGATCATTAATGAGAACGACACCGTCTCGGTCGATGAATTGAAATTCGGCGACAACGATACGTTGTCGGCGCTGGTGGGCAATTTGGTCAAAGCGAGCAAATTAATCATCATTACGGATATGGACGGCCTGTACACGGACGATCCGCGCAAGAATGCGAACGCGCAGCGCATCGATCGCGTAGATGCCATCAGCGATGAGCTGTTCTCCTTCGCTGGAGGTTCAGGGAGCGCGGTCGGCACCGGCGGGATGCGCTCCAAGGTCGAAGCCGCCCGCATCGCAATGCGCGGGGGCGTGCCGGTCTTCATCGGGCGCGTGCTCGAGCCCGGTGATTTAAACCTTGCCGTGCAAGGCACAGGCAAGGGAACTTACTTTGACACGGCGCTGAACAATCTGCCGGTCAAGAAGCAGTGGGTCGGCTTCCACTCGCTGCCCCAAGGGCAAATCATCGTTGATCAAGGGGCCCGAGCGGCCCTGATCAACGGCGGCAAGAGCCTGCTCCCGGCTGGCATCACGGGAGCTACAGGCGACTTCCACCCCGGCGACGTCGTCGAGGTGGTGTGCAGTGAAGGCACGCTGCTAGGCCGCGGCGTCGTCAATTATGCGGCTTGGCAAGTGCAAGCCGCGGCTGGCCTCTCCACCGACGACGTGCAGCGTCGCGTGGAAGTCGCGCGCATCGAGGTCATCCACCGTGATGAATGGGTGCCGCTAGCTTAA
- a CDS encoding proline--tRNA ligase — protein sequence MKQQRLLVPTLRDVPGDAEAASHRLMLRAGLIRQLSSGIYSYLPLGMKALQHIQTIVREEMDRAGAQEMLMPALHPAELWKASGRWDVYGPELMRLEDRHGREFALGATHEEVITTLVKDEIHSYKKLPVTLYQIQTKFRDERRPRFGLLRGREFLMKDAYSFDRSASGLDASYQAMYEAYVHIFTRCGLQFRAVEADSGAIGGTDTHEFMALADIGEDTIVHCPSCHYAANLEKAIGRITNEPSSLQEASSPSSVHTPGVTSIKQLSQFLAIEPTQIIKSFAVKSQGSPAIVLIRGDLEINEIKLKHVLGVQEVEMLSEAEITALGSVAGFIGPIGLTGCKLIADTSIQGMVNAVVGANTADYHLQHVHVERDLGELTYADVRNVGHGEHCIHCDTELAFARGIEVGHVFKLGTKYSESLGATFTDENGVAEPMIMGCYGIGVSRVLAAVIEQHQDERGIVWPNAIAPFNFHLLTMNVTDEHQLALSEELYTTLQRAGFTVLWDDREERPGVKFNDADLLGFPLRITIGKKANERIVECKERRSGQSYELSVDQLLPHCQSFFK from the coding sequence ATGAAACAACAACGACTTTTAGTTCCAACGCTTAGAGATGTTCCAGGAGACGCCGAAGCAGCCAGCCATAGACTGATGCTGCGAGCAGGATTAATACGCCAGCTCTCCAGTGGCATATATTCCTATTTACCCCTAGGCATGAAAGCCTTACAGCATATACAAACGATTGTACGGGAGGAAATGGACCGTGCTGGCGCACAAGAAATGCTCATGCCCGCACTCCATCCTGCCGAATTATGGAAAGCATCTGGACGCTGGGATGTCTACGGCCCTGAACTGATGCGGCTAGAAGATCGTCATGGGCGCGAATTTGCACTCGGTGCGACACATGAAGAAGTCATTACAACGCTTGTGAAGGATGAAATTCACTCTTACAAGAAGCTCCCTGTCACCTTGTACCAAATCCAAACGAAATTCCGAGATGAGCGTCGTCCTAGGTTCGGCCTGCTGCGCGGTCGCGAGTTTCTGATGAAGGATGCGTACTCTTTCGATCGCAGCGCAAGCGGTCTCGATGCCAGCTATCAAGCAATGTATGAAGCTTATGTCCATATTTTCACACGTTGCGGACTTCAATTCCGTGCCGTTGAAGCGGATTCCGGCGCCATTGGCGGCACAGATACCCATGAATTCATGGCACTAGCCGACATTGGCGAAGATACAATCGTACACTGCCCATCCTGCCACTATGCGGCGAACTTAGAGAAAGCGATCGGTAGAATCACGAATGAACCTTCCTCCTTACAGGAAGCTAGCAGCCCTTCAAGTGTGCATACACCTGGTGTCACGAGCATCAAGCAGTTAAGTCAGTTTTTAGCGATTGAACCAACACAAATCATTAAATCGTTTGCTGTAAAATCACAAGGCTCTCCTGCCATCGTTCTAATTCGGGGCGATCTAGAGATCAATGAAATTAAACTAAAGCATGTGCTAGGTGTTCAGGAAGTAGAGATGCTATCTGAAGCTGAGATTACAGCGCTTGGTTCGGTTGCAGGGTTTATTGGTCCTATTGGACTAACTGGCTGCAAGCTGATTGCGGATACGTCCATTCAAGGCATGGTGAACGCCGTGGTTGGGGCGAATACGGCCGACTACCATCTGCAACATGTCCATGTAGAGCGAGATTTAGGTGAACTCACCTATGCTGACGTTCGGAATGTAGGACATGGCGAGCACTGTATCCATTGCGACACGGAGCTTGCATTTGCTAGAGGGATTGAAGTGGGCCATGTATTCAAGCTTGGCACGAAGTACAGCGAATCCCTTGGGGCTACGTTCACCGATGAGAATGGCGTAGCTGAACCTATGATTATGGGCTGCTACGGTATCGGTGTTTCTCGTGTCCTAGCGGCTGTCATTGAGCAGCATCAAGATGAGCGAGGCATCGTGTGGCCAAACGCCATTGCCCCTTTCAACTTCCATCTACTCACCATGAATGTGACAGATGAACATCAGCTTGCATTATCAGAGGAGCTTTATACGACATTGCAGCGCGCAGGCTTCACGGTCCTTTGGGACGATCGGGAAGAACGTCCTGGCGTAAAGTTCAATGATGCCGACCTTCTCGGCTTCCCATTGAGAATAACCATTGGTAAAAAAGCCAACGAACGCATCGTCGAATGCAAAGAACGCCGGTCAGGACAGAGCTATGAGCTTAGTGTCGATCAGTTGTTACCGCACTGCCAATCCTTTTTCAAATAG
- a CDS encoding glutamate-5-semialdehyde dehydrogenase, whose product MSEVISKSKLAKQAARTMGNLTTAQKNEALLLMADALLTEQQAIIEANGKDLQRGKELGTSASLLDRLALNETRIAAMAEGLRQIVELPDPIGDTLESFDRPNGLQIRKIRVPLGVIGMIYEARPNVTVDAAGLCLKTGNAVVLRGGSSALFSNEKIVEVLHGALTRSAVPADALQLILSADRSSVDEMLKLNGLIDVLIPRGGHSLIQNVVNNASVPVIETGAGVCHTFIDQSAQLDMAIRIGINAKAQRPSVCNSMETLLVHEAIAEQHLAAIAEAFQGVNVELRGDERARTLVPSMVVAEQSDWGTEYGDYILSIKVVQNLDEALTHIRTYGTMHSECIVTEDAGNAERFLQEVDAAAVYHNASTRFTDGFEFGFGAEIGISTQKLHARGPMGLPALTSTKYRIYGSGQIRE is encoded by the coding sequence ATGAGTGAAGTTATTAGCAAATCCAAGCTTGCGAAGCAAGCAGCCCGAACCATGGGCAATCTAACCACCGCACAGAAAAACGAAGCTTTGCTTCTTATGGCAGATGCGTTACTTACAGAGCAACAAGCTATCATTGAAGCGAACGGGAAAGATTTGCAGCGTGGCAAGGAGCTCGGAACGAGTGCTTCCCTCCTTGATCGTTTAGCCTTGAATGAGACGCGCATTGCAGCGATGGCGGAAGGTTTACGTCAAATCGTAGAGTTACCTGATCCGATCGGTGATACGCTTGAATCTTTTGACCGCCCGAATGGACTGCAGATTCGCAAAATCCGTGTACCTCTCGGCGTGATCGGGATGATCTATGAAGCTAGACCAAATGTAACGGTCGATGCCGCAGGCTTATGCCTCAAAACCGGCAACGCAGTCGTACTGCGTGGCGGTTCCTCTGCTTTATTTTCCAATGAGAAAATTGTCGAGGTCCTGCATGGCGCCTTAACACGATCTGCTGTGCCAGCGGATGCCTTGCAACTCATTCTGAGCGCGGATCGCAGCTCGGTTGACGAAATGCTCAAGCTGAATGGCTTGATCGATGTACTTATTCCACGTGGCGGTCACTCACTTATTCAAAATGTTGTCAATAACGCCTCTGTCCCTGTCATTGAAACAGGCGCGGGCGTATGTCATACTTTTATAGATCAAAGCGCACAGCTCGACATGGCCATTCGTATCGGCATTAATGCCAAGGCGCAGCGCCCTTCCGTCTGCAACAGTATGGAAACCTTACTTGTGCATGAAGCGATTGCGGAGCAGCATCTTGCTGCGATAGCTGAAGCTTTCCAAGGCGTGAATGTGGAACTACGAGGCGATGAGCGCGCAAGAACGTTAGTCCCAAGCATGGTCGTCGCTGAACAGTCCGATTGGGGTACGGAGTACGGCGATTATATTTTATCAATCAAAGTTGTCCAAAATTTGGATGAAGCTCTCACTCACATTCGCACGTACGGCACGATGCATTCTGAATGTATCGTCACAGAGGATGCGGGGAACGCAGAGCGATTCCTTCAAGAAGTGGATGCGGCTGCGGTTTACCATAATGCTTCTACGCGCTTCACAGATGGGTTTGAATTCGGCTTCGGCGCTGAAATCGGCATCTCTACCCAGAAGCTGCACGCCCGCGGGCCAATGGGTCTTCCAGCCTTAACTTCAACGAAATACCGCATCTACGGAAGCGGACAAATACGCGAATAA
- the proC gene encoding pyrroline-5-carboxylate reductase: protein MTLSITLSQAKIAFVGAGSMAEAIVRGLIQTEVANPQHIYMMNRANQDRLAFLRSEYGLHASCDPATKEAYLREADVVVLCMKPKDVESAFAELQPMLHEKQLLISVIAGLSIEKAERLLQVGLPIVRTMPNTSSTIGLGATGMSFSSKVNDTFKQLAIQMFEAVGTVTIIEEDKLEVLTGVSGSGPAYVYYFMEALIKAGIEGGLTEEDARQLTLQTVLGAAHMVKITKEDPAELRRKVTSPNGATQASIEALDRFKFTEAVAQAVFHSAARAKEMGEQIAVSTSSPVGKSV from the coding sequence ATGACGTTGTCTATTACATTATCGCAAGCGAAAATCGCCTTCGTAGGCGCGGGCTCCATGGCGGAAGCCATTGTCCGTGGATTGATCCAGACCGAAGTCGCCAACCCGCAGCACATTTATATGATGAATCGCGCGAATCAAGATCGACTAGCTTTTCTGCGCTCGGAATATGGGCTGCATGCTTCTTGCGACCCAGCAACGAAAGAGGCATATTTGCGTGAAGCTGATGTTGTTGTGCTTTGCATGAAACCGAAAGATGTGGAGTCTGCCTTCGCAGAGCTTCAGCCGATGCTGCATGAGAAACAATTGCTGATATCCGTGATTGCGGGGCTGTCGATCGAGAAAGCAGAGCGATTGCTGCAAGTCGGGCTGCCGATTGTTCGAACGATGCCGAATACGTCTTCGACCATTGGATTAGGCGCAACAGGAATGAGCTTCTCGTCAAAAGTTAATGATACATTCAAACAGCTCGCTATCCAAATGTTTGAAGCAGTCGGAACGGTGACGATCATCGAGGAAGATAAGCTTGAAGTGCTGACGGGCGTATCTGGCAGCGGTCCTGCCTATGTGTATTACTTCATGGAAGCCTTGATTAAAGCTGGCATTGAAGGCGGGTTGACAGAGGAAGATGCGAGACAGTTAACACTGCAAACCGTTCTAGGCGCTGCTCATATGGTGAAAATAACGAAAGAAGACCCAGCCGAGCTGCGTCGCAAAGTGACGTCCCCGAATGGGGCAACACAAGCTTCCATCGAGGCCTTGGATCGCTTTAAGTTCACCGAAGCTGTCGCTCAAGCTGTGTTCCACTCCGCCGCGCGTGCGAAGGAAATGGGTGAGCAAATTGCTGTGTCAACTTCCAGCCCAGTTGGCAAGTCCGTTTAA
- a CDS encoding 2,3-diketo-5-methylthiopentyl-1-phosphate enolase — MSSYCLATYRSFDEKADYHKKATGIAVGLTVGSWTDLPEAQKASMEKHLGKVVAVEVHEPAPGEPASSRYADITIAYPDVNFSRDIPALLVTVFGKLSMDGKIKLIDLAFSADFLAGFPGPKFGMQGVRDLLGVYDRPLLMSIFKSVVGYELPALREQFYLQAAGGVDLIKDDEILFENPLTPIEKRIAICLEAAEQAKKETHQKLLYATNLTGPTSKLASQAKKAVAEGANALLFNVLSYGFDVLHELSADPEINIPIMAHPAMAGAMYPSPHYGISASVLLGKLMRLAGADLVLFPSPYGSVVMPKEENLAIKHVLLTQDLHKDYTYQVPADVKLKLATSFPVPSAGIHPGLVPLILRDFGHDVIVNAGGGVHGHPMGTIAGGRAFRQAIDATLQGHLLREYAQTHPELQSAIDTWGIKE, encoded by the coding sequence ATGAGTTCCTATTGTTTAGCTACGTATCGGAGCTTCGATGAGAAGGCCGATTACCATAAAAAAGCAACTGGCATCGCCGTTGGCCTAACGGTTGGCAGCTGGACCGATCTCCCTGAGGCTCAGAAAGCCTCCATGGAGAAGCATCTCGGCAAAGTCGTTGCCGTTGAGGTTCACGAACCTGCGCCAGGCGAGCCTGCCTCGTCTCGTTATGCTGATATCACCATCGCTTATCCGGATGTGAATTTTAGCCGCGATATTCCCGCGTTGTTGGTTACGGTGTTTGGGAAGCTGTCGATGGATGGCAAAATCAAACTGATTGACCTCGCCTTCTCCGCGGATTTCCTTGCTGGCTTCCCTGGCCCGAAATTCGGGATGCAGGGCGTACGGGATCTTCTTGGCGTGTATGATCGCCCCTTGCTCATGAGTATCTTCAAATCCGTTGTCGGCTATGAATTGCCTGCATTGCGCGAACAATTTTACTTGCAAGCCGCTGGCGGTGTGGATCTCATCAAGGATGATGAAATCCTGTTCGAAAATCCTTTAACGCCGATTGAGAAACGTATCGCGATTTGCTTGGAAGCTGCTGAGCAAGCGAAGAAGGAAACCCATCAGAAGCTTTTGTACGCGACGAATTTAACGGGTCCAACCTCTAAGCTTGCTTCTCAAGCGAAAAAAGCCGTAGCGGAAGGCGCAAACGCATTGTTGTTCAATGTGCTGTCCTACGGTTTCGATGTCCTGCATGAATTGAGCGCAGACCCTGAAATCAACATTCCGATTATGGCGCATCCTGCTATGGCGGGAGCGATGTATCCTTCACCGCATTACGGCATCTCGGCTTCCGTGTTGTTAGGTAAGTTGATGCGACTCGCTGGCGCTGATCTCGTGCTCTTCCCTTCCCCATATGGCTCCGTCGTTATGCCGAAGGAAGAGAATTTAGCGATTAAACATGTGCTGCTTACGCAAGATTTACATAAAGATTACACGTATCAAGTTCCTGCTGATGTAAAATTAAAATTGGCCACGAGCTTCCCTGTGCCTTCCGCTGGCATTCATCCTGGCCTCGTACCGCTCATCTTGCGCGATTTCGGTCACGATGTCATCGTCAATGCAGGCGGCGGTGTCCACGGTCATCCGATGGGTACTATTGCTGGCGGTCGAGCGTTCCGTCAAGCGATTGATGCAACACTGCAAGGCCACCTACTACGCGAATACGCCCAAACACATCCAGAATTACAATCAGCTATTGACACTTGGGGGATCAAAGAATGA